A region from the Algoriphagus machipongonensis genome encodes:
- a CDS encoding amidohydrolase — protein MRKLFTVCLSMLIGFGYAQETEVLQKLDEKAAYYGDISKEIWDLAELGYLEKESSGLLQKTLADAGFTIKAGVADIPTAFVAEFGSGQPIVGIMAEFDALPGVSQKAVPFREPVVEGGAGHACGHHLFGTASVAAGIAAKEWMEENNIKGTIRVYGTPAEEGGGGKVYMAKSGIMDDVDAMLHWHPSSANNAGANSSLANISTKFRFYGEASHAAAAPDRGRSALDGVEAMNYMVNLMREHVPQETRMHYVITRGGEAPNVVPAFAESYHYVRHPNALKVKELFEKLVDAAEGAAQGTQTTMEYEIINGVYNLMPNETLASIMHKNLERIGGVSYSAEELKFAEDIIETYPQGVMVSPEDAEKIAPFEVNEKGAGGSTDVGDVSWLVPTAGLGTATWVPGTSAHTWQAVAAGGTSIGRKGMMVAAKTLALTAIDVFKDPSIAEKAKAELNERRGADFKYEALTGDRKPPLDYRK, from the coding sequence ATGAGAAAGTTATTTACTGTTTGCTTATCCATGCTAATCGGCTTTGGATATGCCCAAGAGACAGAAGTCCTTCAAAAACTAGATGAAAAGGCCGCCTATTATGGTGATATTTCGAAAGAGATATGGGATTTGGCAGAATTGGGTTACTTGGAAAAAGAAAGCTCAGGATTGCTGCAAAAAACTCTAGCGGATGCAGGGTTTACAATCAAAGCAGGAGTTGCAGATATCCCAACTGCCTTTGTAGCAGAATTTGGGTCAGGCCAGCCTATCGTAGGAATCATGGCTGAGTTTGATGCCTTACCGGGAGTTTCCCAAAAGGCTGTTCCTTTTAGAGAACCAGTTGTGGAAGGAGGAGCTGGACATGCTTGTGGACACCATTTGTTTGGTACAGCTTCGGTAGCGGCAGGTATTGCTGCTAAAGAGTGGATGGAAGAAAATAATATTAAGGGAACGATAAGAGTTTATGGCACACCTGCGGAAGAAGGGGGTGGCGGTAAAGTTTATATGGCAAAGTCTGGTATCATGGATGATGTAGATGCAATGTTACACTGGCACCCATCTTCTGCAAACAATGCTGGAGCAAATTCTTCCTTAGCCAACATTTCAACCAAATTCAGGTTTTATGGAGAAGCATCTCATGCTGCTGCAGCCCCAGATAGAGGAAGGTCTGCTTTAGACGGCGTTGAGGCGATGAATTATATGGTTAACTTAATGAGAGAACATGTGCCTCAAGAAACTAGGATGCATTATGTGATTACCAGAGGCGGGGAAGCACCGAATGTAGTACCTGCTTTTGCTGAGTCTTATCACTATGTAAGGCATCCAAATGCATTGAAAGTGAAGGAATTGTTTGAGAAGTTGGTGGATGCAGCAGAAGGTGCTGCACAGGGAACACAAACCACGATGGAGTATGAAATAATTAACGGTGTATACAACCTCATGCCAAATGAGACCTTAGCTAGCATCATGCATAAAAATCTGGAAAGAATAGGTGGTGTTTCTTATTCTGCAGAGGAGCTGAAGTTTGCTGAGGATATTATCGAAACCTATCCCCAAGGCGTCATGGTTTCTCCAGAAGATGCTGAGAAAATCGCCCCTTTTGAAGTGAATGAAAAAGGAGCTGGTGGTTCTACGGATGTTGGCGATGTGAGCTGGTTGGTACCGACTGCAGGATTGGGAACGGCCACCTGGGTACCTGGTACTTCGGCCCATACTTGGCAGGCAGTTGCTGCCGGTGGAACAAGCATTGGTAGAAAAGGAATGATGGTGGCAGCCAAGACCCTTGCTTTGACGGCTATTGATGTTTTTAAGGATCCAAGTATAGCTGAAAAAGCAAAAGCTGAACTAAATGAAAGACGAGGAGCTGATTTTAAATATGAAGCTTTAACAGGAGATAGAAAACCTCCTCTTGATTATAGAAAATAA
- a CDS encoding glycoside hydrolase family 10 protein, with product MKFLSRHLFIILAFGLLLSACKSSKNVTPGQQPTAPIQTSPNTDSGTNLPVKTLPKTPIALAPLSYQMPEMPREFRGVWIATVANIDWPISPDDPYEKQKRDFLEILDYYKSLNFNAVIVQVRTAGDAFFPSNLAPWSKYLTGKQGKAPNTNENPLTWMIHESHARGMEFHAWLNPYRATMDLKTDELSPDHDYNAHRNWMVKYGTKYYYNPGLPEVQTHLLKVIKEIVDNYDVDAIHFDDYFYPYKIAREEFPDRNTYNKYKKSGQTQDDWRRDNVNQLIFALNNTIKQSKPWVQFGISPFGVWRNQDKDPKGSPTQAGQTNYDDLYADVLLWMKNGWVDYMIPQLYWSMEHPLASHRILNDWWATNHNYTNIYIGNGPYKIREDSDKAWENPKEINNQISYTRTLPTIQGNAFFSAKSMKIKNRDVAQLLKGELYNEPTLPPSFQPKTPAIIDIPKVFSVEANSEVTSIRMANPLDPAIRYALIQGANELNSLADAEIHPVWVGGMRARTLETTSLNTKYLAIRWIDHYGRIVQTQVYQIP from the coding sequence ATGAAGTTCCTATCCAGGCATTTATTTATCATTCTTGCATTTGGCCTGCTATTATCAGCATGTAAATCCTCCAAAAATGTAACCCCGGGCCAACAACCAACGGCTCCTATACAAACGAGTCCCAATACTGATTCCGGAACGAACTTACCGGTAAAAACGCTTCCAAAAACACCTATTGCTCTAGCACCTTTGTCTTATCAAATGCCGGAAATGCCAAGGGAATTTCGGGGTGTATGGATAGCGACTGTAGCAAATATTGATTGGCCTATCTCCCCAGATGATCCCTATGAGAAACAAAAAAGGGACTTCCTCGAAATCTTGGACTATTATAAAAGCCTAAATTTCAACGCGGTCATTGTGCAGGTTCGAACTGCCGGAGATGCCTTCTTTCCAAGTAATTTGGCTCCCTGGTCAAAATACTTGACAGGAAAGCAGGGTAAAGCACCCAACACCAATGAAAATCCCTTGACTTGGATGATCCATGAATCTCATGCCCGAGGCATGGAATTCCATGCCTGGCTAAACCCTTACAGGGCTACAATGGACCTTAAAACCGATGAGCTTAGCCCAGACCATGACTATAATGCACATCGGAATTGGATGGTTAAATACGGAACAAAATATTATTACAACCCAGGCTTGCCAGAAGTTCAGACTCACCTACTTAAGGTCATTAAAGAAATTGTGGACAATTATGATGTCGATGCCATACATTTTGATGACTATTTCTACCCTTATAAAATTGCAAGAGAGGAATTTCCTGACAGAAATACCTACAACAAGTATAAAAAGAGCGGACAAACTCAAGATGACTGGAGAAGAGACAATGTCAATCAATTGATCTTTGCTTTAAACAATACCATCAAACAAAGTAAACCTTGGGTACAGTTTGGAATATCTCCTTTTGGTGTTTGGAGAAATCAGGACAAAGACCCAAAGGGCTCCCCTACTCAAGCGGGTCAAACCAATTATGATGACCTCTATGCAGATGTGCTTCTATGGATGAAAAATGGCTGGGTAGATTATATGATCCCTCAACTATATTGGAGCATGGAACATCCTTTGGCCTCTCATAGAATTTTAAATGATTGGTGGGCTACGAATCATAACTACACCAATATTTACATTGGAAATGGTCCCTATAAAATCAGGGAGGACTCGGATAAGGCTTGGGAAAACCCAAAAGAGATTAATAACCAAATATCCTATACCCGAACACTACCCACTATTCAAGGAAATGCTTTTTTCTCGGCTAAATCCATGAAAATCAAAAATCGGGATGTGGCACAATTACTAAAAGGTGAGCTTTATAATGAGCCTACTCTCCCACCTTCCTTCCAGCCTAAAACTCCTGCAATTATTGATATCCCCAAAGTATTTAGCGTAGAAGCTAATTCCGAGGTTACCTCGATCCGAATGGCAAATCCTTTGGACCCAGCGATAAGATATGCCTTGATTCAAGGAGCAAATGAGTTAAATTCACTCGCAGATGCTGAAATCCATCCTGTTTGGGTGGGTGGAATGAGAGCAAGAACCTTGGAAACTACCAGTTTAAACACCAAGTATCTTGCGATAAGATGGATTGATCATTACGGTAGGATCGTCCAAACTCAAGTCTATCAAATCCCATAA
- a CDS encoding gluconate 2-dehydrogenase subunit 3 family protein: MNRRKSLKILGGTAVGIAGLVLADWKWQLLDGINHQGFFTLKEEKLISAISDTIIPEGLPPKTSSPDAKPIGALSTGTDVYMMKLFEHCFEKEDQDQIKLQLANLDKKGFLKASKEEREAMLLSLKDSEIEADREFFDLMKSETITGFTTVKEVMVNYRDYKVAPGFYTGCADVPTQA, from the coding sequence ATGAACCGAAGAAAGTCTCTCAAGATTCTGGGAGGAACTGCAGTTGGTATTGCCGGGCTTGTCTTGGCGGACTGGAAATGGCAGCTCCTAGACGGAATCAATCACCAAGGATTTTTTACTTTGAAGGAGGAAAAACTCATTTCCGCCATTTCAGATACTATTATTCCGGAAGGGCTACCTCCCAAAACTTCATCGCCAGATGCAAAACCAATTGGGGCGTTAAGCACCGGGACAGATGTCTACATGATGAAACTTTTTGAACATTGCTTCGAAAAGGAGGATCAGGATCAAATCAAATTACAACTGGCCAATTTGGATAAAAAAGGCTTCCTGAAAGCTTCTAAAGAAGAGAGGGAAGCGATGCTGTTAAGCTTGAAAGATTCTGAAATCGAAGCTGATCGGGAGTTTTTTGACCTGATGAAATCAGAAACGATTACAGGATTTACCACTGTGAAAGAAGTAATGGTGAATTATAGAGATTATAAAGTTGCTCCTGGTTTTTATACCGGATGTGCAGATGTTCCAACCCAAGCTTAA
- a CDS encoding patatin-like phospholipase family protein, whose product MASKLTVKFLLVFLVSFLLFDGKALGQEQSQNSETKPKIGLVLSGGGAKGMAHVGVIRYLEEAGIKPDYVVGTSMGSVIGGLYALGYNSDELEEIILSIDWDLLISNRVEFNSIAFEEKEYYNRYLVELPVKNGKIALPSGLIEGQKLSEVLQYYTWPAKQYKNFDEFPIPFRCIATDISTGEEIIFDKGYLHDALRSSIAIPTAFTAFDLDSTSVVDGGVVNNFPVDVVKQMGADIVIGVNVSDEDFLEVDELGGFGGILMQVAMARSLKKTKDNIEDCDIYIKPDLGVYSTGSFGNYREILALGDSTGKKYFDDFKRLADSLGRKDVISGLGFDESPIQVSGVEFVGNKLFTNSLLQSKFNISVGSMITRDEIQKGIDRIYGINGFYKVDFSLIPFGEDRFNIKVRLKEKPASLLNLAVHYDNQFSAGILLNYTVRDLLSKSSRTVFLLDVSENPKARIDYYNYFAKNKNLAFNARLNLLRQQLPEYSEGKETEVAIDRNTNFAAQIMTTGSLKQSFAFGAVYELSKTRYRFNRIFSDALKNGTERTLGLRFRYYRNSQDNRNYPTRGAEGLLESVFHFDNKLKINLRAGFDTVDVNLDGVIVSLPKDVLDGLAEDLTPDPYITLLGRYSKFLRITPGFQLKPEFAGALIVTNNSAEKSFQEFFVGGYQNIRFNDTNFWGLNYGEVQTSNFVKAGLTTQFIPIKKVYLRAGINYLGFSQAYRFQEEGFINSIFKDETYAGYGLDMTYQSILGPITIGISSNNKDNKLRSYFSLGYSFNYSDR is encoded by the coding sequence ATGGCCTCAAAACTTACCGTAAAGTTTCTTTTAGTCTTCCTTGTTTCTTTTCTGCTTTTTGATGGAAAAGCTTTAGGACAAGAACAATCACAAAACTCCGAAACCAAGCCAAAAATTGGCTTGGTTTTGAGTGGTGGAGGTGCGAAAGGGATGGCTCATGTTGGGGTTATTCGTTATTTGGAAGAAGCTGGAATCAAGCCTGATTATGTGGTTGGTACAAGCATGGGGTCTGTCATCGGAGGCTTATATGCTTTAGGTTATAATTCCGATGAGCTAGAGGAAATTATTCTAAGTATCGATTGGGATTTATTAATCTCCAATCGTGTAGAGTTCAACTCCATCGCTTTTGAAGAAAAGGAATACTATAACAGGTACCTTGTGGAGTTGCCTGTCAAAAACGGTAAGATAGCGCTTCCCTCAGGTCTTATAGAAGGACAAAAGCTTTCCGAGGTGTTACAATATTATACTTGGCCAGCTAAACAGTATAAGAATTTTGATGAATTTCCTATTCCATTTAGATGTATTGCGACAGACATTTCTACTGGAGAGGAAATAATTTTTGACAAAGGCTATCTCCATGATGCATTGCGGTCTAGTATAGCCATTCCAACTGCTTTTACTGCCTTTGATTTGGATTCTACTTCTGTGGTAGATGGAGGTGTTGTGAATAATTTTCCTGTTGATGTGGTCAAACAAATGGGGGCGGATATTGTCATAGGTGTCAATGTTTCGGATGAGGATTTTTTGGAAGTAGATGAATTAGGAGGCTTTGGGGGAATTTTGATGCAAGTAGCCATGGCTAGATCCCTTAAAAAGACCAAGGATAATATCGAAGATTGTGACATCTACATCAAACCAGACTTAGGGGTTTATTCCACAGGAAGTTTTGGGAACTATCGTGAAATATTAGCCCTAGGTGATTCCACAGGTAAAAAATATTTTGATGATTTCAAGCGGTTAGCCGATAGCTTGGGAAGAAAAGATGTGATTTCGGGGTTGGGTTTTGATGAGTCACCAATACAAGTGAGTGGAGTTGAGTTTGTAGGGAATAAGCTTTTTACTAATAGCCTGTTACAATCGAAATTTAATATTTCGGTAGGCTCTATGATCACCAGAGATGAAATTCAGAAAGGGATCGATCGAATTTATGGCATCAATGGATTTTATAAAGTGGATTTCTCTTTAATTCCATTCGGTGAAGACAGGTTTAATATCAAAGTAAGGTTGAAAGAAAAACCAGCTTCACTTTTAAACCTAGCAGTACACTATGATAACCAGTTTTCGGCAGGGATTTTACTGAACTATACAGTAAGGGATTTATTAAGCAAATCCAGTAGAACTGTGTTCCTCTTAGATGTGTCAGAAAATCCTAAAGCTCGAATTGATTATTATAACTACTTCGCAAAGAATAAAAATCTAGCATTCAATGCTAGGTTAAACCTGTTGCGACAGCAACTTCCAGAATATTCAGAAGGGAAAGAAACAGAAGTTGCAATAGATAGAAATACGAATTTTGCTGCTCAGATCATGACTACTGGCTCCTTGAAGCAGTCTTTTGCATTTGGAGCTGTTTACGAACTCAGTAAAACACGATATCGCTTTAATAGAATATTTTCCGATGCACTTAAAAATGGTACGGAAAGGACCTTAGGATTACGGTTTAGATATTATAGAAATTCTCAGGACAATAGAAATTATCCTACTCGAGGAGCAGAGGGATTATTGGAATCAGTTTTTCATTTTGATAATAAACTCAAAATAAATTTGAGGGCAGGATTTGATACGGTAGATGTCAATTTGGATGGAGTAATCGTTTCTTTACCTAAAGATGTTCTGGATGGTTTGGCGGAGGATTTGACACCAGATCCCTATATTACTTTGTTGGGGAGGTATTCAAAATTTTTGAGAATCACACCTGGATTTCAATTAAAACCTGAGTTTGCAGGTGCATTAATCGTCACAAATAACTCCGCAGAAAAAAGTTTTCAGGAATTTTTTGTGGGGGGATATCAAAATATTCGGTTTAATGATACCAATTTCTGGGGACTCAATTATGGAGAGGTCCAAACATCCAATTTTGTGAAAGCAGGTCTAACGACTCAATTTATCCCAATCAAAAAAGTCTATTTGAGAGCAGGAATCAATTATTTGGGATTTAGTCAAGCGTATAGGTTCCAAGAAGAAGGTTTCATCAATAGTATTTTTAAAGATGAAACCTATGCTGGATATGGTTTGGATATGACCTACCAATCCATTCTTGGACCAATAACAATTGGCATCAGTAGCAATAACAAAGACAATAAATTACGATCTTACTTTTCCTTAGGATATTCCTTTAATTATTCGGATCGATAG
- a CDS encoding c-type cytochrome, translated as MKRFLKIVGYLLGLVLILVIGSVAYLQLAFPQVPEASELTLDYSQERIERGEYLANHVTVCMDCHSTRDFSLFSGPPVPGTLGKGGDKFDHGMGFPGVFYSKNITPAGISDYTDGELYRVITTGVTKDNRPMFPVMPYLYYGKMDPEDIYSIIAYIRSLDPIDYEVPESSPDFPVNLILRTIPTPGEPTTIPSTSDQVAYGKYLVNASGCAECHTPVTEQGQIIPELMFSGGRVFGNPDGSILRSSNITQDATGIKDWTEERFVNQFKQYVDSGYVAPKIPAGEFNSIMPWIMYGGMKEDDLKAIYAYLKTIEPISNSVVKFTPAESAE; from the coding sequence ATGAAAAGATTTTTAAAAATCGTAGGCTACCTTCTAGGTCTTGTTTTAATTCTTGTAATCGGAAGCGTTGCTTATTTACAGCTTGCATTCCCTCAAGTCCCAGAAGCAAGCGAACTTACATTGGATTATAGTCAGGAAAGAATAGAAAGAGGAGAGTATCTGGCAAATCATGTGACCGTGTGTATGGACTGTCACTCAACAAGAGATTTCTCGCTTTTCTCTGGCCCTCCAGTTCCTGGGACATTAGGCAAGGGAGGAGATAAATTTGATCATGGAATGGGATTCCCTGGCGTCTTTTACTCTAAAAACATTACACCAGCAGGTATTTCTGATTACACAGATGGAGAGCTTTATCGAGTAATCACTACCGGGGTTACTAAGGATAATCGTCCCATGTTTCCTGTCATGCCCTATTTGTATTATGGTAAAATGGATCCAGAAGACATTTACTCCATTATTGCCTACATACGATCTTTAGATCCTATCGATTATGAGGTCCCTGAATCATCACCTGATTTTCCTGTGAATTTAATTTTAAGAACGATTCCCACTCCTGGTGAACCAACAACGATTCCCTCCACTTCAGATCAAGTGGCCTATGGTAAGTATCTTGTTAATGCTTCGGGTTGCGCAGAATGTCATACTCCAGTTACTGAGCAAGGACAAATTATTCCTGAATTAATGTTTTCTGGAGGCAGAGTATTCGGAAACCCAGATGGATCTATTTTGCGTTCTTCAAACATTACACAAGATGCAACAGGGATTAAGGATTGGACTGAAGAGAGATTTGTTAATCAATTCAAGCAATATGTAGATTCAGGCTATGTAGCTCCAAAAATTCCAGCTGGTGAGTTTAACTCCATCATGCCTTGGATTATGTATGGAGGAATGAAAGAAGATGATCTGAAAGCAATTTATGCCTACCTAAAAACCATCGAACCGATATCCAATTCAGTGGTGAAATTCACACCGGCTGAAAGCGCGGAATAA
- a CDS encoding glycoside hydrolase family 43 protein, whose amino-acid sequence MKNLFKSLPAITLSVLLLSCNKPSETTESIELDEVQESTSKYLSQPLVSDHYTADPSAHYFDGKIYIYPSHDVESDVPQDDLGSHFNMMDYHVYSMESPTSPIVDAGKVLGVDDIPWAKRQLWAPDAAEKDGTYYLYFPAKDENDIFKIGVASGSSPTGPFTAQPEPIQGSYSIDPSVYEDTDGSYYMYFGGIWGGQLQKYRDNKFEDKGPAPTDGLPADDEPALGPIIAKMSDNMLEFAETPKEIKILDQNGSPILNGDNERRFFEAAWVHKYEGKYYLSYSTGDTHFIAYATADNPYGPFTYQGVVLNPVEGWTNHHSIVEVDGDWYLYYHDTQLSGETHLRNIKMTKLTHLPDGSIQTIDPNN is encoded by the coding sequence ATGAAAAACCTATTTAAATCATTGCCAGCGATAACTCTTTCAGTTTTATTATTATCCTGCAATAAGCCCTCAGAAACTACTGAATCTATCGAACTAGATGAAGTTCAGGAAAGCACTTCCAAATACCTTTCCCAACCCCTAGTTTCAGATCATTATACAGCTGACCCATCTGCACACTATTTTGATGGAAAAATTTACATCTACCCTTCTCACGATGTAGAGTCTGATGTTCCTCAGGATGATTTGGGTTCACATTTTAATATGATGGATTACCATGTATACTCCATGGAATCACCCACATCTCCTATTGTTGATGCTGGAAAAGTTCTGGGAGTAGATGACATACCTTGGGCAAAAAGGCAGCTATGGGCACCTGATGCAGCAGAGAAAGATGGAACATACTACCTCTATTTCCCTGCAAAAGATGAAAATGACATTTTCAAAATTGGAGTTGCAAGTGGAAGCTCACCCACGGGTCCATTTACAGCGCAGCCTGAACCTATTCAAGGAAGCTATAGCATTGACCCATCAGTTTATGAAGACACCGACGGATCATATTACATGTATTTTGGAGGGATCTGGGGCGGACAATTACAAAAGTACAGAGACAATAAATTCGAGGATAAAGGTCCTGCTCCAACAGATGGTTTACCAGCAGATGATGAACCAGCTCTCGGGCCTATCATTGCCAAGATGAGTGACAACATGCTAGAATTTGCAGAGACTCCTAAAGAAATTAAGATTTTAGATCAAAACGGCTCTCCTATTTTGAATGGCGATAATGAAAGAAGGTTTTTTGAAGCAGCTTGGGTGCACAAGTATGAAGGCAAGTATTATTTATCTTATTCAACAGGTGATACTCATTTCATCGCATATGCCACTGCTGATAATCCTTACGGACCATTTACCTACCAAGGAGTTGTATTAAATCCTGTAGAAGGTTGGACCAATCACCATTCTATCGTAGAAGTAGACGGAGATTGGTATTTATATTATCATGACACCCAGCTTTCCGGAGAAACGCATTTGAGAAACATCAAAATGACAAAATTAACCCATCTGCCTGATGGGTCTATCCAAACTATCGATCCGAATAATTAA
- a CDS encoding N-acetylmuramoyl-L-alanine amidase, whose protein sequence is MRRNQIFIHSILIFSFLAFSCSSKSTFRIIEKPITWNEERKELSLEYLKERHGLDQTEATIDPKIVVVHWTAINSVEATFDVFDSPTLGGREDLRNASGLNVSSQFLIDRDGTIFRLLPETTFARHTIGLNYTAIGIENVGSPDDPLTKEQLKANEMLIRHLRKKYPIDYVIGHHEYQNFQETDFWKEADPNYRTVKTDPGDAFMEKLRKNLADLNLKPIPTL, encoded by the coding sequence ATGAGACGTAACCAGATTTTCATTCACAGTATCCTGATTTTCTCCTTTTTAGCATTTTCCTGTAGTTCTAAATCCACATTTAGAATAATCGAAAAACCGATTACCTGGAACGAAGAAAGAAAGGAGCTTTCATTAGAATATTTGAAGGAAAGACATGGGTTGGATCAAACTGAAGCTACCATAGATCCTAAAATAGTGGTGGTGCACTGGACTGCGATCAATTCAGTCGAAGCAACATTTGATGTCTTCGATTCGCCGACATTAGGAGGAAGGGAAGACCTGAGGAATGCGAGTGGTTTAAATGTTTCGAGTCAGTTTTTAATAGATCGAGATGGTACTATTTTTAGACTTTTACCTGAAACCACATTTGCCAGGCATACAATAGGTTTAAATTATACAGCAATTGGAATAGAAAATGTAGGAAGTCCTGATGATCCTTTGACCAAAGAACAATTGAAAGCAAACGAAATGCTTATACGTCATCTTAGAAAAAAGTACCCTATTGACTATGTGATTGGTCATCATGAATATCAGAATTTTCAAGAAACTGACTTTTGGAAAGAAGCCGACCCAAACTATCGAACAGTGAAAACTGATCCGGGCGATGCATTTATGGAAAAGCTCAGAAAAAATCTTGCTGATTTGAATTTGAAACCTATACCAACGCTCTGA
- a CDS encoding DeoR/GlpR family DNA-binding transcription regulator: MLKEERQKFILDQVHLHHRVLLNDLSDSLNVSIDTVRRDVKELAKQKKLKKVHGGATSFGFMNFRKEEGNVYLQSKKIAIAEKTVSLLSEGQVILMSGGTTNMEVAKMIPKKLALTVFTPSLHVAMELLELPEVEVIFLGGKLLHDAKFAVGGTVVNSLSHLRVDLCILGTGYLDAEFGLTEFDWEVIQVKQAMIRAAKKVAILTVSDKLHSVQKYKTCDLSAVDVLVTELNPQDELLDSFRPFNLQLI; the protein is encoded by the coding sequence ATGCTAAAAGAAGAAAGGCAAAAATTTATTTTGGATCAGGTGCATTTGCATCATCGTGTATTGCTAAATGATCTTTCGGATAGTCTAAATGTATCGATAGATACAGTAAGGCGAGATGTAAAGGAACTGGCAAAGCAGAAGAAACTGAAGAAGGTTCATGGTGGAGCCACTTCCTTTGGTTTTATGAATTTTAGGAAGGAGGAAGGAAATGTCTACTTACAATCAAAGAAAATAGCGATTGCAGAAAAAACTGTTTCATTGCTTTCAGAAGGGCAAGTGATTTTAATGAGTGGAGGGACCACCAATATGGAAGTTGCTAAGATGATTCCAAAAAAGTTGGCCTTGACTGTATTCACCCCAAGTTTGCACGTAGCGATGGAGCTTTTGGAGCTTCCCGAAGTGGAAGTGATTTTTTTGGGAGGAAAATTGTTACATGACGCAAAATTCGCTGTAGGTGGAACCGTAGTAAATTCGCTTTCACACCTGAGAGTAGATTTATGTATCCTTGGAACAGGCTACTTGGATGCGGAGTTTGGGTTGACAGAATTTGATTGGGAAGTGATCCAGGTCAAACAAGCTATGATTAGAGCTGCTAAAAAAGTTGCCATTTTAACTGTTTCTGACAAATTACATTCGGTTCAAAAATACAAAACCTGTGACCTTTCAGCCGTGGATGTTTTGGTTACAGAACTGAATCCGCAGGATGAGCTGCTAGATTCCTTCCGCCCTTTTAACCTTCAATTGATTTAA